From one Rosa rugosa chromosome 4, drRosRugo1.1, whole genome shotgun sequence genomic stretch:
- the LOC133745638 gene encoding homeobox-leucine zipper protein HAT4-like — protein sequence MMVQREDLGLSLSLSAFPHQNHNPNSNNNNNNNLQLNLMPSLVPTSSSSPHSGFNPQKPSWNDALASSDRNSDTCRAAARSFLRGIDVNRLPSTGDCEDVSSPNSTVSSVSGKRSEREANGEDLDLERDGSRGMSDEEDGETSRKKLRLSKDQSAILEESFKEHNTLNPKQKLALAKQLGLRPRQVEVWFQNRRARTKLKQTEVDCEFLKRCCENLTEENRRLQKEVQELRALKLSPQFYMQMTPPTTLTMCPSCERVAVPPNSTSPSATIDPRAHHHHHPMVPVHHPRAIPVAGPWAAAIPQQQPQQRPFDAFRASRP from the exons ATGATGGTTCAAAGAGAAGATTTGGGTCTGAGTCTGAGCTTGAGTGCTTTCCCTCACCAGAATCATAATCCCAACAGCAAtaacaataacaacaacaacctTCAGCTCAATCTCATGCCCTCTTTGGTCCCaacttcatcttcatctcctcATTCTGGGTTCAATCCCCAAAAGCCCTCTTGGAATGATGCGTTGGCTTCTTCAG ATCGAAACTCGGACACGTGTCGCGCCGCGGCCCGGTCCTTCCTCCGGGGCATCGACGTGAACAGGCTGCCGTCGACGGGCGACTGCGAGGACGTGTCGTCGCCGAACAGCACTGTATCAAGCGTGAGCGGGAAGCGAAGCGAGAGAGAGGCCAATGGCGAAGATCTCGACCTCGAAAGAGACGGCTCACGAGGCATGAGCGACGAAGAGGACGGCGAGACCTCGAGAAAGAAGCTCAGGCTCTCCAAGGACCAGTCGGCCATTCTCGAAGAGAGCTTCAAGGAGCACAACACCCTCAACCCT AAGCAAAAGCTGGCTTTGGCTAAGCAGCTCGGGCTCAGGCCTAGACAGGTGGAAGTCTGGTTTCAGAACAGAAGGGCAAG GACTAAGTTGAAGCAAACGGAGGTGGACTGTGAGTTCCTAAAGAGGTGCTGCGAGAATCTGACGGAGGAGAACCGGCGGTTGCAGAAAGAAGTTCAGGAGCTGAGAGCACTGAAACTCTCCCCACAGTTCTACATGCAAATGACCCCACCAACCACCCTCACCATGTGCCCCTCGTGTGAGCGTGTCGCGGTCCCACCAAACTCCACGTCACCATCCGCCACCATCGATCCCCGGGcacaccatcaccaccacccgATGGTGCCCGTCCACCATCCGCGGGCCATCCCGGTCGCCGGCCCGTGGGCCGCCGCCATCCCGCAACAACAACCACAACAACGGCCTTTTGACGCCTTCCGCGCCTCGCGGCCGTGA
- the LOC133706458 gene encoding uncharacterized protein LOC133706458, which produces MHVKVCGCSIFLIHTVLDYCMELILSYFDEVKKVGNSEKRKRGTGTIGVSIRNGREILLKDDWRRLEEPYGSIFITIPTVLDSSLAPEGHRILHIYDLFH; this is translated from the exons ATGCATGTGAAGGTATGTGG GTGTAGCATCTTTCTTATTCATACTGTATTGGATTATTGTATGGAGTTGATTCTGTCTTATTTCGATGAG GTGAAGAAGGTAGGTAACTCAgagaaaaggaagagggggacggGAACAATCG GTGTATCAATACGTAATGGAAGAGAAATCCTTTTAAAG gacgATTGGAGAAGGTTAGAGGAGCCTTATGGAAGTATATTCATAACTATTCCAACTGTTCTTGATTCATCATTGGCTCCAGAAGGGCACCGTATTCTTCATATTTACGACCTCTTCCATTGA